A genomic stretch from Desulfonispora thiosulfatigenes DSM 11270 includes:
- a CDS encoding nucleoid-associated protein, with amino-acid sequence MNFDTIILDKLIVHILDKDLGVPVLSEIVLELPPEIDEFILKHIIKVLKNPLLKEAKFISTENNIRKYCQAISENNLDFVLLTKDLATKFYEQLKIYVDIPNGDLICCLFEMDDVKFLAFLKLNYKESYIHQVKNLETGTLNSIIKQKTTLPNENQKIEECAIINLETYDIHLIEKKFEIDGYKEFYISKNILKCNSDLSGKEKVKILEKTAQEMTTKYYDSGNIDKIVQFKRVVSENIEDGSEVDIKEIADTVFGNIPQVKEEYIAQVEQKGILDKKIAVNIDQQKNLYKKQKIITDTGIEINLLVSEFDNKDKIEFINNEDGTISIVIKNIRQLK; translated from the coding sequence ATGAATTTTGATACTATTATATTAGATAAATTAATTGTACATATTTTAGATAAAGATTTAGGTGTACCTGTACTCTCTGAAATTGTATTAGAACTACCACCAGAAATTGATGAATTCATCTTAAAACATATTATAAAAGTATTAAAAAATCCTTTATTGAAAGAAGCAAAATTTATTAGTACTGAAAATAATATTAGGAAGTATTGCCAAGCAATAAGCGAAAATAATCTTGATTTTGTTTTATTAACAAAAGATTTGGCAACTAAGTTTTATGAACAACTAAAAATATATGTAGACATTCCTAATGGAGATCTTATTTGTTGTTTATTTGAAATGGATGATGTGAAGTTTTTAGCGTTTCTGAAATTAAATTATAAAGAATCTTACATTCATCAAGTAAAGAATTTAGAGACTGGTACATTAAATTCAATTATCAAACAAAAAACTACTTTACCCAATGAAAATCAGAAAATAGAAGAATGTGCTATTATTAATCTGGAAACTTACGATATTCATTTAATTGAAAAGAAATTTGAGATAGATGGATATAAAGAATTTTATATTTCTAAAAATATTTTAAAATGTAATAGTGATTTATCAGGTAAAGAAAAGGTAAAAATATTAGAGAAAACTGCTCAGGAAATGACCACAAAATACTATGATAGCGGTAATATAGATAAAATTGTTCAATTTAAACGAGTTGTAAGTGAAAATATTGAGGATGGTAGTGAAGTTGATATCAAAGAAATAGCGGATACTGTATTTGGTAACATCCCGCAAGTAAAAGAAGAGTATATTGCTCAAGTTGAGCAAAAAGGAATTTTAGATAAAAAAATTGCTGTAAATATTGACCAGCAGAAAAACTTATACAAAAAACAAAAGATTATTACGGATACAGGGATAGAAATAAACCTCCTTGTATCTGAATTCGATAATAAAGATAAAATTGAATTTATTAATAATGAAGATGGAACTATTTCCATTGTTATAAAAAATATTAGGCAACTTAAATGA
- the spoIIM gene encoding stage II sporulation protein M, which yields MKRLVKLDFKKYFRNNYIIIILVFFFFVMGIFFGSMGVNVLSDSQITNLQSFMDNGIKNIDDNYNSQVTIKYAILRNLQTLAKVWFLGLTVIGLPLILIIIFTRGFILGFTVGFLIKNKALEGLMLILLTVLPQNIINIPALIIAGILAVNFCVYLVKGNKNNAYSLIAYFIRYTVIMLSIAVIMIGAGIIEGYVIPLTSNMLK from the coding sequence ATGAAGAGATTGGTCAAGCTAGATTTTAAAAAATATTTTAGAAATAATTATATAATAATTATTTTAGTCTTTTTCTTCTTTGTTATGGGGATATTTTTCGGTTCGATGGGGGTAAATGTCCTTAGTGATAGCCAGATAACTAACTTGCAAAGTTTTATGGATAATGGAATTAAAAATATAGATGATAATTATAATTCGCAGGTAACTATTAAATATGCAATCTTAAGAAATCTTCAAACATTAGCAAAAGTTTGGTTTCTTGGGCTAACTGTTATTGGATTACCACTAATATTAATAATTATTTTTACGAGAGGTTTTATATTAGGATTTACAGTTGGGTTTTTAATTAAAAATAAAGCTCTTGAGGGTCTGATGCTGATATTATTAACAGTTTTACCACAAAACATTATCAATATACCCGCCTTAATAATAGCTGGTATACTTGCAGTTAATTTTTGTGTCTATCTCGTTAAAGGAAATAAAAATAATGCTTATTCATTAATTGCTTATTTTATAAGGTATACAGTAATTATGCTAAGTATAGCTGTGATTATGATTGGAGCCGGCATAATAGAAGGATATGTAATACCTTTAACATCAAATATGCTGAAATAA
- a CDS encoding peptidylprolyl isomerase: protein MLKICNKRFLVVMMAILGMMLLVTGCNNEDTSENPNAGINSESYHPKVEIVMKDGGKMIFELYPEIAPVTVENFVTLSKSGFYDGLKFHRIIKDFMIQGGDPKGDGTGGSEKNIKGEFSKNGFKENNLKHTKGVISMARSNDMNSASSQFFIMHGDVNSLDGEYAAFGKLIEGEETLDKLAGLPVKKSSYSGEVSVPVEDVVIEKVMVVEDEK, encoded by the coding sequence ATGTTAAAAATTTGTAACAAAAGATTTCTTGTAGTAATGATGGCCATATTAGGAATGATGTTACTAGTTACTGGGTGCAATAATGAAGATACTAGTGAAAATCCAAATGCGGGGATAAATAGTGAATCTTATCATCCTAAGGTAGAGATAGTGATGAAGGATGGTGGGAAAATGATATTTGAATTATATCCAGAAATTGCTCCTGTAACTGTAGAGAATTTTGTAACCCTTTCTAAGTCTGGATTTTATGATGGATTGAAATTTCATAGAATTATCAAGGATTTCATGATTCAAGGTGGTGACCCTAAGGGTGATGGTACGGGTGGTTCTGAAAAGAATATTAAAGGTGAATTTAGCAAAAATGGCTTTAAAGAAAATAACCTTAAGCATACAAAAGGGGTCATTTCGATGGCTCGTAGTAATGATATGAACTCAGCAAGTAGTCAGTTTTTTATAATGCATGGAGATGTAAATTCTCTAGATGGTGAATATGCGGCTTTTGGCAAATTAATTGAAGGTGAAGAAACTCTTGATAAACTTGCAGGTTTGCCTGTAAAAAAAAGTAGTTATTCAGGTGAAGTCTCCGTACCCGTGGAAGATGTAGTAATTGAGAAAGTAATGGTGGTAGAGGATGAAAAATAG
- a CDS encoding phosphopentomutase, with protein sequence MKKAIIIVLDSLGIGQLPDAHLYGDDNCNTLKNISDHVRGLNLPNLEKMGLGNLTEVTGVVPQINTLGSYGKLAELSKGKDTTAGHWELMGIITEEAMPTFPNGFPDELISEFKQLIGRDIIGNEVASGTEIIERLGKEHMETGFPIIYTSADSVFQIAAHEDIIPIEELYNMCKSARKLLDGKFKVGRVIARPFRGLPGNFVRTANRHDYSLKPPKKTLLDTLIENNKEVISVGKIYDIFAGEGISKSYPTKNNMEGVDKTISAYENLQEGLVFTNLVDFDSLYGHRNDAVGYAKALEGFDKRLPELWEILDENTILILVADHGNDPTTPGTDHNREYVPLLIMGNSVQKNLNIGTRSSFGDLGATLAEYFNVKYEGYGTSMWNEIKKN encoded by the coding sequence ATGAAAAAAGCAATTATAATAGTTTTAGACAGTTTAGGGATAGGTCAATTGCCTGATGCTCATCTATATGGAGATGATAATTGTAATACTTTAAAAAATATATCTGATCATGTTAGAGGATTAAATTTGCCTAATTTAGAAAAAATGGGTTTAGGTAATTTAACGGAAGTAACAGGAGTAGTACCTCAAATTAATACACTCGGTAGCTACGGTAAATTAGCAGAATTATCTAAAGGAAAAGATACTACTGCAGGTCATTGGGAGTTAATGGGCATTATAACTGAAGAAGCAATGCCTACATTTCCAAATGGGTTTCCCGATGAATTAATTTCAGAATTTAAACAATTAATCGGTAGAGATATTATAGGCAATGAAGTAGCTTCTGGTACTGAAATCATAGAAAGACTTGGTAAAGAACATATGGAAACAGGATTCCCTATAATATATACTTCAGCAGATAGTGTTTTTCAAATAGCAGCACACGAGGACATAATACCAATTGAAGAATTATATAATATGTGTAAAAGTGCACGAAAGCTTTTAGATGGTAAGTTTAAGGTAGGAAGGGTAATTGCGAGACCTTTTAGAGGACTTCCTGGAAATTTTGTTAGAACAGCAAATCGTCATGATTATTCCTTAAAGCCACCTAAAAAGACCTTACTTGATACACTTATAGAAAATAATAAAGAAGTAATTAGTGTGGGGAAAATTTATGATATATTTGCAGGAGAAGGTATAAGTAAAAGTTATCCAACTAAAAACAATATGGAAGGTGTCGACAAAACTATTTCTGCCTATGAAAACTTACAAGAAGGTTTAGTTTTCACTAATTTAGTTGATTTTGACTCTTTATATGGTCATAGAAATGATGCTGTAGGTTATGCTAAAGCATTGGAAGGTTTTGATAAAAGATTACCTGAGCTTTGGGAAATATTAGATGAAAATACTATTTTAATTCTTGTTGCTGATCATGGCAATGATCCTACAACACCAGGCACTGATCATAATAGAGAATATGTACCACTACTTATAATGGGTAATTCAGTACAAAAAAACTTAAATATAGGAACTAGATCAAGCTTTGGAGATTTAGGTGCAACTTTAGCAGAATATTTTAATGTTAAATATGAAGGTTATGGTACAAGTATGTGGAATGAAATTAAAAAGAATTAA
- a CDS encoding peptidoglycan recognition protein family protein: MNKPDKIILHHSATDGGTFESIKRYHMQTNGWRDIGYHYLIEQDGSLHKGRAENDTGAHCKEQRCNFTSLGICLVGNFDKYEPNQKQLDTLDKLLKDIFNRYGKLSIYTHNHFAGYKTCPGTRFPMDKVINRAHSNNTGVSEVAKSWQQQTGEKAIDSLAKKGLIANSKDWKGKDLLNENTPLWLFFEMMNRISGVR; the protein is encoded by the coding sequence TTGAATAAACCAGATAAGATTATTTTACACCATTCAGCTACAGATGGTGGGACTTTTGAAAGTATTAAAAGGTATCACATGCAGACTAATGGTTGGCGTGATATTGGTTATCATTACCTTATAGAGCAAGATGGAAGTTTACATAAAGGTAGAGCTGAAAACGACACAGGAGCACATTGTAAAGAACAGAGATGTAATTTTACTAGCTTAGGTATTTGCCTAGTGGGTAATTTTGATAAATATGAGCCTAATCAAAAGCAGTTAGATACATTAGATAAATTGTTGAAAGATATATTTAACAGATACGGAAAGTTAAGCATTTACACTCATAATCATTTTGCTGGATACAAAACTTGCCCGGGCACTAGGTTTCCGATGGACAAGGTTATTAATAGAGCACATTCTAATAATACAGGGGTGTCAGAAGTGGCAAAGAGTTGGCAGCAACAAACTGGTGAAAAAGCGATTGATAGTTTAGCTAAGAAGGGATTAATTGCTAATTCTAAGGATTGGAAAGGTAAGGACCTATTAAATGAAAACACACCTCTTTGGTTGTTTTTTGAAATGATGAATAGAATAAGTGGGGTGAGATAG
- a CDS encoding phage holin family protein produces MEIEFMNYIIKEAYILIPALWIVGTFLKRTPKVQDWTIVWVVIILGITGAVGMLGFSVNSVAQGIIIAGISVLGHQVVKQTNNRE; encoded by the coding sequence ATGGAAATAGAATTTATGAATTATATTATTAAGGAAGCTTATATTTTAATACCTGCTCTTTGGATTGTTGGAACTTTTTTAAAAAGAACACCCAAGGTACAAGATTGGACCATTGTATGGGTTGTAATAATTTTAGGTATTACAGGAGCCGTTGGCATGTTAGGTTTTAGTGTAAATTCAGTTGCACAAGGAATAATTATAGCTGGCATATCGGTACTTGGACACCAAGTAGTTAAGCAAACTAATAATAGGGAATAA
- a CDS encoding NUDIX hydrolase: MLTEKTVQEELIFKGKIITVKKLKVKLSNGKDAFREIVEHPGAVCILTLTNENKVILVKQYRKATEETLWEVPAGKLEKDEDPLDCAKRELQEETGYIAEHWEKIGDFYASPGYCNELIHIYFAKELSKGSMNLDEDEILESYNLSIDEVKEIMQKGQIRDIKTQVALQFLLLKVKL, translated from the coding sequence ATGTTAACTGAAAAAACGGTACAAGAAGAATTAATTTTTAAAGGGAAAATAATAACTGTAAAAAAACTTAAAGTCAAATTATCTAATGGTAAAGATGCTTTTAGAGAAATAGTTGAACATCCAGGAGCTGTATGTATCTTAACATTAACCAATGAGAATAAGGTAATCTTAGTTAAACAATATAGAAAAGCTACTGAAGAAACTTTATGGGAAGTTCCCGCAGGGAAACTTGAAAAAGATGAAGATCCTTTAGATTGTGCTAAACGAGAATTACAAGAGGAAACCGGATATATAGCGGAGCATTGGGAGAAAATTGGAGATTTTTATGCTTCTCCAGGTTATTGTAATGAACTTATTCATATTTATTTTGCGAAAGAATTATCGAAGGGAAGTATGAACTTAGATGAAGATGAAATCTTAGAAAGTTATAATTTATCAATTGACGAAGTAAAAGAAATTATGCAAAAAGGTCAAATTAGAGACATAAAAACACAAGTTGCCCTACAGTTTCTTTTATTAAAAGTAAAACTATAA
- a CDS encoding cyclic 2,3-diphosphoglycerate synthase, which produces MGKINVIIMGAAGRDFHVFNTYFRDNEKYNVVGFTATQIPNIDGREYPTELAGGLYPSGIPIYSEDDLVQLIKDNEVKQVIFAYSDISHEDVMHKASTVLSTGADFRLMGPENTSIKSNKPLVSVCAVRTGAGKSQTTRRVSDILKNMGKKVVAIRHPMPYGDLKIQVCQRFASYEDLDKHKCTIEEREEYEPHIDNGIVVYSGVDYETILREAEKEADIILWDGGNNDFPFYQSDLNIVIVDPLRPGQEITYHPGETNLKMADIIVINKIDSADMKGVELVRENIAKYNRDAKIVEAASPISVDYGEEIKGKRVLVIEDGPTLTHGGMKYGAGMIAAKKYAAGEIVDAKPYAIGSIKETYEKYNHLEIILPAMGYGDIQVKELEEMINAIDCDTVISGTPIDITRIIDTDKKIVRVGYKLQEIGDPNLEDILKDHLA; this is translated from the coding sequence ATGGGAAAAATTAACGTAATTATAATGGGAGCTGCAGGTAGAGATTTTCATGTATTTAATACATACTTTAGAGACAATGAAAAATACAATGTAGTTGGATTTACCGCTACACAAATACCAAATATCGACGGTAGAGAATATCCAACTGAGTTAGCTGGAGGACTTTATCCATCTGGCATTCCTATTTACTCTGAAGATGACTTAGTACAACTAATAAAGGACAATGAAGTTAAACAAGTAATATTTGCATATAGCGATATTTCTCACGAAGACGTTATGCATAAAGCTTCAACAGTTTTAAGCACAGGAGCAGATTTTAGATTAATGGGTCCTGAAAATACAAGTATTAAATCTAATAAACCTCTTGTATCAGTTTGCGCTGTGAGAACAGGAGCAGGGAAAAGTCAAACAACCAGAAGAGTATCCGATATACTTAAAAATATGGGTAAAAAGGTAGTTGCAATTCGCCACCCTATGCCTTATGGCGATTTAAAGATCCAAGTTTGCCAAAGATTTGCATCATATGAAGACTTAGACAAGCATAAATGTACGATAGAAGAAAGAGAAGAGTACGAACCACATATTGATAATGGAATAGTAGTTTACTCTGGTGTAGACTATGAAACAATCCTGAGAGAAGCAGAAAAAGAAGCCGATATAATTCTTTGGGATGGAGGAAATAACGACTTTCCATTTTATCAATCAGATTTAAATATCGTCATAGTAGATCCTTTAAGACCTGGCCAAGAAATTACATATCATCCTGGGGAAACAAATTTGAAGATGGCCGATATAATAGTTATCAATAAAATTGACTCAGCTGATATGAAGGGCGTAGAGCTTGTAAGAGAAAATATTGCAAAATATAATAGAGATGCAAAAATCGTTGAAGCGGCATCTCCAATATCTGTTGACTACGGTGAAGAGATAAAAGGTAAAAGAGTTTTAGTAATAGAAGATGGACCTACACTAACTCATGGAGGCATGAAATATGGTGCAGGTATGATTGCAGCAAAAAAATACGCTGCTGGGGAAATAGTAGATGCAAAACCTTATGCAATTGGTAGCATAAAAGAAACATATGAAAAATATAATCATCTAGAAATTATACTGCCAGCAATGGGATATGGAGATATCCAAGTAAAAGAATTAGAAGAAATGATAAATGCCATTGACTGCGATACAGTAATTTCTGGTACGCCAATAGATATTACTAGAATCATCGATACAGATAAAAAGATAGTAAGAGTAGGATATAAATTACAGGAAATAGGAGATCCGAATTTAGAAGATATCTTAAAAGACCATTTAGCATAA
- a CDS encoding hemolysin XhlA family protein: MQKKLGCLLIVGALETLEVQMEKICTEKHRRVDECLALHTQRLNNHSERLDRMEVFSSRLEERLDGLIKQLGRLNSNMMWFMGLILGGIVSFFFYALQNGLIK, translated from the coding sequence ATGCAAAAAAAACTAGGGTGTCTACTAATAGTAGGTGCCCTTGAAACTTTGGAGGTGCAAATGGAAAAAATATGTACTGAAAAACACAGGCGAGTAGATGAGTGCTTAGCTTTACATACACAAAGATTAAACAACCATTCCGAACGATTAGATAGAATGGAGGTTTTTTCTAGTCGCTTAGAAGAAAGATTAGATGGTTTAATCAAGCAGTTAGGGAGACTTAATAGTAATATGATGTGGTTTATGGGTCTGATTTTAGGAGGAATTGTATCCTTCTTTTTTTATGCCCTGCAAAACGGGTTAATTAAATAG
- a CDS encoding sigma-70 family RNA polymerase sigma factor, with protein sequence MNLIDILGTDPDVVSRMVEVSFEYQNLLEKIKILNKREKKVLELRFGLINGIKKTQREISKMLGISRSYVSRIEKKAIEKLVKSMDA encoded by the coding sequence ATAAATTTAATCGATATCTTAGGAACCGACCCTGATGTAGTTTCTAGAATGGTAGAAGTATCATTTGAGTATCAAAATTTACTTGAAAAAATTAAAATATTAAATAAAAGAGAAAAAAAGGTCTTAGAACTTAGATTTGGCTTAATCAATGGAATTAAAAAAACCCAGCGTGAAATATCAAAAATGTTAGGTATTTCTCGTTCATATGTATCAAGAATAGAGAAAAAAGCTATTGAGAAATTAGTAAAAAGTATGGATGCTTGA
- a CDS encoding purine-nucleoside phosphorylase yields MEKTIKYLTEKINIKPELGLILGSGLGFLAEEIENPIYIPYNEIPNFPVSTVEGHEGRLVVGMLSGTSVIAMQGRFHYYEGYNMEQVTFPIRVMQLLGVKKLLVTNAAGGINTSYKPGTIMIIKDHINLMGTNPLIGTNKNEFGVRFPDMSYAYNPNFRAIAKDMAKELSIHVEEGVYSGVTGPSYETPAEIKYLRVIGADAVGMSTVPETIVANHGSMEVLGISCITNMAAGVLDKKLDHNEVIATAENVKHDLRKLVLKIISAI; encoded by the coding sequence ATGGAAAAAACAATTAAATATCTAACTGAAAAAATAAATATTAAACCAGAATTAGGATTAATCTTAGGTTCTGGATTAGGCTTTTTAGCTGAAGAAATAGAAAATCCAATTTATATTCCCTATAATGAAATACCTAATTTTCCTGTATCAACCGTTGAAGGTCATGAAGGAAGATTAGTTGTAGGCATGCTGTCAGGAACTTCCGTAATTGCAATGCAAGGTAGATTTCATTACTATGAAGGGTATAATATGGAGCAAGTAACATTTCCTATTAGAGTTATGCAATTATTAGGCGTAAAGAAACTTTTAGTTACTAATGCAGCAGGTGGAATTAATACCAGCTATAAACCTGGAACAATTATGATTATAAAAGACCATATCAACTTAATGGGTACTAATCCTTTAATAGGGACAAATAAAAATGAATTTGGAGTTAGATTTCCAGACATGAGTTATGCTTATAATCCTAATTTCAGGGCGATAGCTAAAGATATGGCTAAAGAATTAAGCATACATGTAGAAGAAGGCGTTTATTCAGGGGTAACAGGACCTAGCTATGAAACTCCTGCAGAAATAAAATATTTACGAGTGATAGGTGCCGATGCGGTGGGGATGTCAACAGTTCCTGAAACTATTGTTGCTAATCATGGTAGTATGGAAGTTTTGGGTATTTCTTGTATAACAAATATGGCAGCAGGAGTTTTAGATAAAAAATTAGATCATAATGAAGTTATTGCAACAGCTGAAAATGTTAAACATGATTTAAGAAAACTTGTTTTAAAAATAATTTCAGCTATTTAA
- a CDS encoding DEAD/DEAH box helicase: MKNSNSCFNEYRLSSDLLKSIGMLNFNNPTKVQEQVIPAVLEEKDVIVKSQTGSGKTAAFAIPICELVDWDENRPQALVLEPTRELAIQVKEDIFNIGRFKRLKVPAVYGKSPFYLQEKELKQKTHVVVGTPGRILDHIERGTLDTSKIKYLVIDEADEMLNMGFIEQLETIISSLSKERVSMLLSATMPRDIEVLCNKYMQDPLYIEIEEQVSVSDRIYQERYTIEQKDKIKLLRDITILENPDSCIIFCNTKQKVDEVSSELASLEYTCKKIHGGMEQQDRIKVMNDFKQGYFRYLVATDVAARGIDIDNISLVINYDIPQDKESYVHRIGRTGRIDKEGRAITFVTPDEGKFLKDIQQYIGKEIMFKKRPAKEAVHNSKQEFIDKINTTPEIKEIKGAQLNKGILKLHINAGKKTKMRPVDIVGTLCSIQGVTASDIGIISILDISTFVEILNNKGELVFKELQNKPIKGRIRKVSKDIK; this comes from the coding sequence ATGAAAAATAGTAATTCGTGTTTTAACGAATATAGACTAAGTAGTGATCTACTAAAATCAATTGGTATGTTGAATTTTAATAACCCTACTAAAGTTCAAGAACAGGTTATTCCAGCTGTTTTAGAAGAGAAGGACGTAATAGTAAAATCTCAAACAGGAAGTGGAAAGACAGCAGCCTTTGCAATTCCTATTTGTGAATTAGTAGACTGGGATGAAAATAGACCTCAAGCATTAGTACTTGAACCAACAAGAGAACTTGCTATCCAGGTTAAAGAGGATATATTTAATATAGGTAGATTTAAAAGACTTAAAGTTCCAGCAGTTTATGGAAAGTCGCCTTTTTATCTTCAGGAAAAAGAACTTAAACAAAAAACACATGTAGTAGTTGGTACCCCTGGTCGTATTCTAGACCATATTGAAAGAGGGACTTTAGATACATCAAAAATTAAATACCTTGTCATTGATGAAGCTGATGAAATGCTTAATATGGGATTTATAGAACAATTAGAAACCATAATAAGCAGTTTATCTAAGGAACGTGTGTCGATGTTACTCTCAGCTACCATGCCAAGGGATATAGAGGTTTTATGTAATAAATATATGCAAGATCCTCTTTATATAGAAATAGAAGAACAAGTTTCAGTGTCAGATAGAATATATCAAGAAAGATATACTATAGAACAAAAAGATAAGATAAAACTTTTACGAGATATAACAATATTAGAAAATCCAGATAGCTGTATAATATTTTGTAATACTAAGCAAAAGGTGGATGAGGTTTCGTCAGAATTGGCAAGTCTCGAGTATACTTGTAAGAAAATTCATGGTGGAATGGAACAACAGGATAGAATAAAAGTAATGAATGATTTCAAACAAGGATATTTTAGATATTTGGTAGCAACGGATGTTGCAGCTAGGGGTATAGACATAGATAATATTTCACTTGTAATTAATTATGATATACCACAAGATAAAGAAAGTTATGTACATAGGATAGGAAGAACTGGACGAATTGATAAAGAGGGTAGAGCAATTACTTTTGTAACACCAGATGAAGGTAAATTTTTAAAAGATATACAACAATATATAGGCAAAGAAATTATGTTTAAAAAAAGACCAGCTAAAGAAGCTGTGCATAATTCCAAACAGGAATTTATTGACAAAATAAATACTACACCAGAAATTAAAGAAATAAAAGGGGCACAGCTTAACAAAGGGATTTTGAAATTACATATTAATGCAGGGAAGAAAACCAAAATGAGGCCAGTGGATATTGTAGGTACTCTTTGTAGTATACAGGGTGTGACTGCTTCTGATATAGGAATTATAAGTATACTGGATATATCCACCTTTGTAGAAATACTAAATAATAAAGGTGAACTTGTTTTCAAGGAGTTACAAAATAAACCTATTAAAGGTAGAATTCGTAAAGTTAGTAAGGATATTAAATAA
- a CDS encoding DUF3866 family protein — translation MIRIRLGLVVEILKESPELQIVLININNAKYKAISFPKMIGKLVNNEEVLVNTTAFTLNLGTGGYHFIMGKLSNPNCDTVTKGHIMKLRYTPEQIKVLSVEEEDSPYHNEIKNFQSLNKAPVLIGFLHSMLIPTIAGIKALNPNLKISYIMTDGGALPMAFSHTVAFLNKLKWLNGTVTTGNSYGGQLEAINIYSGLAAAYEVLKADIIIVIMGPGVVGTGTSLGTTALEVGQIINAVHSLEGNPILIPRINFNESRKRHIGVSHHVLTVLNKIALAKTTVVIPKIDNKDKANYVNDQLKCHEIFDKHSIIYEDGKLGLKYLEKHNINVKTMGQDLSQARTFFETCCAAGTYTAKLK, via the coding sequence ATGATTAGAATAAGATTAGGATTGGTAGTAGAAATATTAAAAGAAAGTCCTGAATTACAAATTGTTTTAATTAATATTAACAATGCTAAATATAAAGCTATTAGTTTTCCTAAAATGATAGGTAAGCTAGTTAATAATGAAGAGGTTTTGGTAAATACTACGGCCTTTACTTTAAATTTAGGTACAGGTGGTTATCATTTTATAATGGGCAAATTATCAAATCCTAATTGTGATACTGTTACAAAGGGACATATTATGAAATTAAGATATACACCTGAACAAATAAAAGTCTTAAGTGTAGAAGAAGAAGATAGCCCTTACCATAATGAAATCAAAAATTTTCAAAGTTTAAATAAAGCACCTGTACTTATTGGTTTCTTACACAGCATGCTTATACCTACCATAGCAGGAATTAAAGCATTAAATCCAAATTTAAAAATATCATATATAATGACTGACGGTGGAGCACTTCCAATGGCATTTAGTCATACAGTTGCATTTCTTAATAAGTTAAAGTGGTTAAATGGCACTGTAACAACTGGTAATTCATATGGAGGTCAGCTAGAGGCTATAAACATATATTCGGGTCTTGCGGCTGCTTATGAAGTTTTAAAGGCAGATATTATAATAGTTATAATGGGACCAGGTGTAGTAGGTACCGGTACATCATTAGGAACTACTGCGCTAGAGGTAGGACAAATTATTAATGCAGTACATAGCTTAGAAGGCAATCCTATTCTTATACCACGTATAAACTTTAATGAATCTAGAAAGAGGCATATAGGGGTTAGTCATCACGTATTAACAGTTTTAAATAAAATAGCCTTAGCAAAAACTACTGTTGTCATTCCTAAAATAGATAATAAGGATAAGGCTAATTATGTTAATGATCAACTTAAATGTCATGAAATTTTTGATAAACATTCTATTATTTATGAAGATGGGAAATTAGGTCTTAAATATTTAGAAAAACATAACATTAATGTTAAAACTATGGGTCAAGACTTATCTCAAGCTAGAACTTTTTTTGAAACCTGTTGTGCTGCAGGTACATATACGGCAAAGTTAAAATAA
- a CDS encoding 4Fe-4S dicluster domain-containing protein, with protein MLAKKWKSEGYDNEKGNFTIFYDLCKGCGLCIEKCPTSCISWSKSLGFMGTPSVIPNMEKCIVCGTCELVCPEPAIVISRKQIKK; from the coding sequence ATGTTAGCAAAAAAATGGAAAAGTGAAGGTTATGATAACGAAAAAGGTAATTTTACAATATTTTATGATTTGTGTAAGGGTTGTGGTTTATGTATAGAAAAATGTCCCACAAGTTGCATATCTTGGTCTAAGTCTTTAGGTTTCATGGGTACACCTTCAGTAATTCCAAATATGGAAAAATGTATTGTATGTGGTACTTGTGAATTAGTATGTCCTGAACCAGCAATAGTAATATCTCGAAAGCAAATTAAAAAATAA